One Saccharopolyspora erythraea NRRL 2338 genomic region harbors:
- a CDS encoding GNAT family N-acetyltransferase — MTPTENSHGTDPGSARRGRGDWTRELVELAALFLAAGTAHLFVAGMQSHSSGSYALIALSGLIVLAVVGRRLWKHRRRSVEAPPAPADGADFDDVQDRSRRLWRLRASVTDSPGRLARLAAGLAALGGNIRTVHVHPTVDGAVDEVLLHVPARVTEAELIAAVAGAGGRDATATQADVRELDDVPTRTLNLAKDLVNGRSELVRVLRGVLGDIGVQWQEDALAPGAEGLGGTTIRLAAPGGGTLVLERSGSSFTPAEYARARAMAELAEDCRGRMRRDTQQVGVNGAELTLRVADQDDLPMVSEFHERCSAAARYRRYFSPGPSGEKGLQRLLTPALGRAVLALAPTGEVVAMGNLMYDGDIGEIALLVRDDWQRRGVGSVLAARLVEEAQALGIATLSAHTHVDNTAIARTLRKAGLKLVGAPEPGEWCWMKATAPAVA; from the coding sequence ATGACTCCCACCGAGAACTCGCACGGAACCGACCCCGGCTCGGCCAGGCGTGGCAGGGGGGACTGGACGCGCGAACTGGTCGAGCTCGCGGCGCTTTTCCTTGCGGCAGGCACGGCGCACCTGTTCGTCGCCGGCATGCAAAGCCACTCCAGCGGCTCCTACGCGCTGATCGCTTTGAGCGGTCTGATCGTCCTCGCGGTCGTGGGGCGCCGGTTGTGGAAGCACCGACGGCGTTCCGTCGAAGCACCACCGGCACCCGCCGACGGGGCCGACTTCGACGACGTCCAAGACCGCTCGCGCAGGCTGTGGCGGCTGCGCGCGTCGGTCACCGACAGCCCGGGACGGCTGGCGCGACTGGCCGCCGGGCTGGCCGCGCTCGGCGGCAACATCCGCACGGTGCACGTACATCCCACGGTCGACGGCGCGGTCGACGAGGTCCTGTTGCACGTCCCTGCCAGGGTCACCGAGGCCGAGCTGATCGCGGCGGTCGCCGGGGCCGGCGGGCGGGACGCGACGGCGACGCAGGCTGACGTCCGCGAGCTCGACGACGTGCCCACACGCACGCTGAACCTGGCCAAGGACCTGGTCAACGGCAGGTCCGAGCTGGTCAGGGTGCTTCGCGGTGTGCTCGGTGACATCGGAGTCCAGTGGCAGGAGGACGCCCTCGCGCCCGGTGCGGAGGGACTGGGCGGGACGACGATCCGGCTGGCCGCACCCGGCGGGGGAACGCTCGTGCTGGAGCGCTCCGGCAGCTCCTTCACGCCCGCCGAGTACGCGCGGGCGCGGGCGATGGCCGAGCTGGCGGAGGACTGCCGCGGGCGGATGCGTCGCGACACCCAGCAGGTCGGCGTCAACGGCGCCGAGCTGACGTTGCGGGTGGCCGACCAGGACGATCTGCCGATGGTGTCGGAGTTCCACGAGCGGTGCTCCGCCGCCGCCCGGTACCGCCGCTACTTCAGCCCGGGGCCGTCCGGGGAGAAGGGGTTGCAGCGGCTGCTCACCCCGGCGCTTGGCCGGGCGGTGCTGGCGCTGGCGCCCACGGGGGAAGTCGTCGCGATGGGCAACCTGATGTACGACGGCGACATCGGGGAGATCGCGCTGCTGGTGCGCGACGACTGGCAGCGCAGGGGCGTCGGGTCGGTGCTCGCGGCCCGGCTCGTCGAGGAGGCGCAGGCGCTTGGTATCGCCACGCTCAGCGCGCACACGCACGTGGACAACACCGCCATCGCCAGGACGCTGCGCAAGGCCGGGCTCAAGCTCGTCGGCGCGCCCGAGCCGGGCGAATGGTGCTGGATGAAGGCGACCGCCCCGGCCGTCGCCTAG
- a CDS encoding class II aldolase/adducin family protein, whose product MNEFDAQRREVIDIARRMTADGLVVGTSGNVSVRCGDLVAVTPSGVDYDDLVVDGIPLVDLDGTVVSGSLSPTSELPMHLTAYREHDAQAVVHTHSLYATALSLLRDDVPAVHYQLADFGGSVVVADYATFGSDRLAETMSEALEGRAGCILRNHGTVTIGKTLAQAYNRARQLEWLCQLWLTAAQVGTPRLLDDAELASAAKRFSTYGQSSR is encoded by the coding sequence TTGAACGAGTTCGACGCCCAGCGCCGGGAAGTCATCGACATCGCCCGGAGGATGACCGCCGACGGCCTCGTCGTCGGCACGTCGGGCAACGTGTCGGTCCGCTGCGGTGACCTCGTCGCGGTGACGCCATCGGGCGTCGACTACGACGACCTCGTCGTGGACGGCATCCCGCTGGTGGACCTCGACGGCACCGTGGTGTCGGGCTCGCTGAGCCCGACCTCGGAGCTGCCGATGCACCTCACCGCCTACCGGGAGCACGACGCCCAGGCCGTGGTGCACACCCATTCCCTGTACGCGACGGCGCTCTCCCTGCTGCGCGACGACGTGCCCGCGGTGCACTACCAGCTCGCCGACTTCGGCGGCAGCGTCGTGGTGGCGGACTACGCGACGTTCGGCAGCGACCGGTTGGCCGAGACGATGTCGGAGGCGCTCGAGGGCCGTGCCGGCTGCATCCTGCGCAACCACGGCACGGTCACGATCGGCAAGACCCTGGCGCAGGCCTACAACCGGGCGCGGCAACTGGAGTGGCTGTGCCAGCTCTGGTTGACCGCGGCGCAGGTGGGCACGCCGAGGTTGCTGGACGACGCCGAACTCGCCAGCGCGGCCAAGCGGTTCTCGACCTACGGGCAGTCCTCCCGCTGA
- a CDS encoding ribose-5-phosphate isomerase, with translation MTDQTPWRIVVGSDDAGLAYKDALKKDLENDERVAEVVDVGVGSDEHTAYPHVAVNAARMVAEGKADRALLVCGTGLGVAISANKVPGIRAVTAHDSYSVQRSVLSNNAQVLCFGERVIGLELARTLASQWLDHRFDETSASAEKVAAIGSYESTSDSSGVAC, from the coding sequence ATGACTGATCAGACTCCCTGGAGGATCGTCGTCGGTTCCGACGACGCCGGACTGGCGTACAAGGACGCGCTGAAGAAGGACTTGGAGAACGACGAGCGGGTCGCCGAGGTGGTCGACGTCGGGGTCGGTTCCGATGAGCACACCGCGTACCCGCACGTCGCCGTGAACGCCGCGCGGATGGTCGCCGAGGGCAAGGCCGATCGGGCGCTGCTGGTGTGCGGGACCGGGCTCGGAGTGGCCATCAGCGCGAACAAGGTTCCCGGCATTCGCGCCGTGACCGCGCACGACAGCTACTCGGTGCAACGCTCGGTGCTGAGCAACAACGCCCAGGTATTGTGCTTCGGTGAGCGGGTGATCGGTCTCGAACTCGCCCGGACGCTGGCCTCGCAGTGGTTGGACCACCGCTTCGACGAGACCTCGGCCTCGGCGGAGAAGGTCGCCGCGATCGGTTCGTACGAGTCCACATCGGACTCATCAGGAGTGGCGTGTTGA
- a CDS encoding dihydroxyacetone kinase family protein, with protein MTRLYDDPASFTEDMVAGFVAAHPRYVRPVPGGVVRSRRGRQGKVAVVTGGGSGHYPAFCGVVGPGFADGAVIGNIFTSPSSEDAYSVGRAADSGGGVVFSFGNYAGDNMHFGLAVERLERAGIRAHNVVVTDDVASAPVEERSKRRGVVGDFVVFKVASAAAEEGYDFDEVVRVAEHANDRTRSLGVAFDGCTLPGQDEALFHVPDGKMGLGLGIHGEPGVSERDMPSASELAKILVDGVLAEAPEGATPRVTAILNGLGATKYEELFVVWGTVSRLLAEAGVEVVEPEVGELVTSLDMAGCSLTLTWLDPELERLWSAPADTPAYRKGNAVTVSEPESTEVVESAPIDEPIVVVAPAEGQATAATVVRALHSVADALRDAEDELGRLDAIAGDGDHGRGMTKGSAAAVEAADAVLAQGVGPAAVLVAAGDAWAAKAGGTSGALWGAALRSFGDLLPDDRPATAEDLAAGAAAALGAVQRLGRAEVGDKTLVDALIPFVDALKDAVADGSRGRDAWQQAAQEATRAAERTAELTPRTGRARPLAERSVGTPDPGATSLALALSEIAGVLTGEGVH; from the coding sequence ATGACTCGCCTGTACGACGATCCCGCGTCGTTCACCGAAGACATGGTGGCCGGTTTCGTGGCCGCCCACCCTCGTTACGTCCGGCCGGTGCCCGGTGGCGTGGTGCGCTCGCGGCGCGGTCGCCAGGGCAAGGTCGCCGTGGTCACCGGCGGCGGCTCGGGGCACTACCCGGCGTTCTGCGGCGTGGTCGGCCCCGGTTTCGCCGATGGTGCGGTCATCGGCAACATCTTCACCTCCCCGTCGTCGGAGGACGCCTACTCGGTGGGCCGCGCCGCCGACAGCGGTGGCGGCGTCGTGTTCTCGTTCGGCAACTACGCCGGGGACAACATGCACTTCGGCTTGGCCGTGGAGCGGTTGGAGCGGGCGGGGATCCGGGCGCACAACGTCGTCGTCACCGACGATGTCGCCAGCGCCCCCGTGGAGGAGCGCTCGAAGCGGCGCGGTGTGGTCGGCGACTTCGTGGTCTTCAAGGTCGCCTCCGCGGCGGCCGAGGAAGGCTACGACTTCGACGAGGTCGTGCGCGTCGCCGAGCACGCCAACGACCGCACCCGCAGCCTCGGCGTGGCCTTCGACGGCTGCACCCTGCCGGGCCAGGACGAGGCGCTGTTCCACGTCCCGGACGGCAAGATGGGGCTCGGGCTGGGCATCCACGGCGAACCGGGTGTGTCCGAACGGGACATGCCCTCGGCCTCGGAGCTGGCGAAGATCCTCGTCGACGGCGTGCTCGCGGAAGCGCCGGAAGGCGCCACTCCGCGGGTCACCGCGATCCTCAACGGGCTCGGCGCGACCAAGTACGAGGAGCTGTTCGTCGTGTGGGGCACCGTGTCGCGGCTGCTCGCGGAGGCCGGAGTCGAGGTCGTCGAACCCGAGGTCGGTGAGCTGGTGACCAGCCTGGACATGGCCGGCTGCTCGCTGACGCTGACCTGGCTGGACCCGGAGCTCGAGCGGCTCTGGAGCGCACCGGCCGACACACCCGCCTACCGCAAGGGCAACGCGGTCACGGTGTCGGAGCCCGAGAGCACCGAGGTCGTCGAGTCCGCGCCGATCGACGAGCCGATCGTGGTCGTCGCCCCGGCGGAGGGCCAAGCGACCGCCGCGACCGTGGTCCGCGCGCTGCACTCGGTGGCCGACGCGCTGCGCGACGCCGAGGACGAGCTCGGGCGGCTCGACGCGATCGCGGGGGACGGCGATCACGGCCGCGGTATGACCAAGGGCAGCGCCGCCGCGGTGGAGGCCGCCGACGCGGTCCTCGCCCAGGGCGTCGGCCCCGCAGCGGTGCTGGTGGCCGCGGGCGACGCGTGGGCGGCCAAGGCCGGCGGCACCTCCGGTGCGCTGTGGGGTGCGGCGTTGCGGTCCTTCGGCGACCTGCTGCCGGACGACCGTCCCGCGACCGCCGAGGACCTGGCGGCCGGAGCCGCCGCCGCGCTCGGTGCGGTGCAGCGGCTCGGCCGCGCCGAGGTGGGGGACAAGACGCTGGTGGACGCGCTGATCCCGTTCGTTGACGCGCTCAAGGACGCGGTCGCCGACGGCTCGCGCGGTCGCGACGCGTGGCAGCAGGCGGCCCAGGAAGCGACCCGGGCCGCCGAACGGACCGCGGAGCTCACCCCGCGCACGGGCCGGGCCAGGCCACTGGCCGAGCGCAGCGTCGGGACCCCCGACCCCGGCGCCACTTCGCTGGCACTCGCCCTCAGTGAGATCGCCGGTGTGCTCACCGGTGAAGGCGTGCACTGA
- a CDS encoding FGGY-family carbohydrate kinase — MILGVDVGTSVTKASLLGRDGTATVTHGVRSTLRRLPGGRVEQDLDEVLETVLSVVRSVAAEADEPIEALAITGQGDGLWLRDREGHQVGPAISWLDARASSVLDRWHETGVLRRVHELTGAGMFPGSAGPLLAHLAEHDPERLERAEVAGYCVDAIIQRLTGEITVDASDASLPFLDVPTRTYSAEALAACGLESHRRLLAEPAPPGKLFGLDGSMARQLGLPSGLPVSAGPFDLPACALGAGIDEVGDGTLVIGTTLGCQVLRDEVGLVPGAEIAGMWLATPRADRFLRVMPAMVGTANLDWVLAMVGADVGELETLLGNSEPGAGGVSALSFLSSSGERAPFVEPRARGQFTGLSLETRPADLVRAMCEAVAYAARHNLEAAGLTGTVSACGGGAQSAAWSQIFADVLGRPLHVPHEQCVGGRGAAMTAWDSLGEPVDRVQWAADRHVVQPHPRAVEFYERGYRDYLAAIDRARPGWQATAKGRQATPKEAGE; from the coding sequence ATGATTCTCGGAGTCGATGTCGGCACGTCGGTGACGAAGGCGTCGCTGCTGGGCCGGGACGGCACGGCGACGGTCACCCACGGTGTGCGCAGCACGCTGCGCAGGCTGCCCGGCGGTCGGGTCGAGCAGGACCTCGACGAGGTCCTGGAGACGGTGCTCAGCGTCGTGCGCTCGGTGGCGGCCGAGGCCGACGAGCCGATCGAGGCCCTGGCCATCACCGGACAGGGTGACGGGCTGTGGTTGCGGGACCGGGAGGGCCACCAGGTCGGCCCGGCCATTTCATGGCTGGACGCGCGCGCGTCCAGCGTGCTGGACCGCTGGCACGAGACCGGCGTGCTGCGGCGTGTGCACGAACTGACCGGAGCGGGCATGTTCCCCGGCTCGGCGGGGCCGCTGCTGGCGCACCTGGCCGAGCACGACCCCGAGCGGCTGGAGCGCGCCGAGGTCGCCGGCTACTGCGTGGACGCGATCATCCAGCGGCTCACCGGCGAGATCACCGTGGACGCCTCCGACGCGTCGCTGCCGTTCCTCGACGTGCCCACCCGCACGTACTCGGCGGAGGCGCTGGCGGCCTGCGGGCTGGAGTCGCACCGCAGGTTGCTGGCCGAGCCCGCTCCGCCAGGCAAGCTGTTCGGGCTCGACGGCAGCATGGCCCGGCAGCTCGGACTGCCTTCCGGTCTGCCGGTCTCGGCCGGTCCGTTCGACCTGCCGGCCTGCGCGCTGGGCGCCGGGATCGACGAGGTCGGTGACGGCACCCTGGTGATCGGCACGACGCTGGGCTGCCAGGTGCTGCGCGACGAGGTCGGCCTCGTCCCCGGTGCCGAGATCGCGGGCATGTGGCTGGCCACGCCCCGCGCTGACCGGTTCCTGCGGGTGATGCCCGCGATGGTCGGTACCGCCAACCTGGACTGGGTGCTGGCCATGGTCGGTGCCGACGTCGGTGAGTTGGAGACGTTGCTGGGCAACAGCGAACCCGGTGCCGGTGGGGTGTCGGCCCTGTCGTTCCTGTCCAGCTCCGGCGAGCGCGCGCCGTTCGTCGAGCCGCGGGCACGGGGCCAGTTCACCGGGCTGTCGCTGGAAACCCGGCCGGCCGACCTGGTGCGGGCGATGTGCGAGGCGGTCGCCTACGCCGCCCGGCACAACCTTGAAGCTGCGGGGCTGACCGGCACGGTCTCAGCGTGCGGTGGCGGCGCGCAGTCGGCCGCGTGGAGCCAGATCTTCGCCGATGTGCTTGGCAGGCCGCTGCACGTGCCGCACGAGCAGTGCGTCGGGGGCCGCGGTGCGGCCATGACCGCGTGGGACTCGCTGGGCGAACCCGTGGACCGCGTCCAGTGGGCCGCGGACCGGCACGTCGTGCAGCCGCACCCCCGCGCGGTCGAGTTCTACGAGCGCGGCTACCGCGACTACCTGGCCGCCATCGACCGGGCCCGGCCGGGCTGGCAGGCGACCGCGAAGGGCCGGCAGGCAACCCCGAAGGAGGCTGGCGAATGA
- a CDS encoding 2-hydroxyacid dehydrogenase — MTSVLAAGDHFVAPEVFVEALRDRAGEHELEFSTLKLPWPVEPFGPVGNVKEASGTEEQLLESLSGVQIAATQMAPFTADVLAKSPDLRFVGVCRGGPVNVDLQAATEAGVVVSYAPGRNAAAAAEFAVGLVLAALRRIPASDAELKSGNWRGDYYAYENAGIELEGSTVGLVGYGAIGRIVARVLAAFGAHVLVADPFVKPEDATADGVELVELEELLRRSSVVSLHARLTPETHHLLNADNLALLPEGAVLVNSARGGLLDYAPLPGLLKSGRLGALAVDVYDIEPPPRDWPLFDAPNVITTPHLAGATRQTAHRAADIVAGEVARFLAGERPRFVANPEVLDRIEGLRP; from the coding sequence ATGACCAGCGTTCTCGCCGCGGGCGACCACTTCGTCGCTCCCGAGGTGTTCGTCGAGGCCCTGCGCGACCGCGCGGGCGAACACGAGCTGGAGTTCAGCACGCTGAAGCTGCCGTGGCCGGTGGAGCCGTTCGGGCCCGTCGGCAACGTCAAGGAAGCCAGCGGCACCGAGGAGCAGCTGCTGGAGTCGCTGTCCGGCGTGCAGATCGCCGCCACCCAGATGGCGCCGTTCACCGCCGACGTGCTGGCCAAGAGCCCCGACCTGCGGTTCGTCGGCGTCTGCCGGGGCGGCCCGGTCAATGTGGACCTGCAGGCCGCCACCGAGGCAGGCGTGGTGGTCAGCTACGCGCCCGGGCGCAACGCCGCCGCGGCGGCGGAGTTCGCGGTCGGCCTCGTCCTGGCCGCGCTGCGCCGCATCCCCGCCTCCGACGCCGAGCTCAAGTCGGGCAACTGGCGCGGGGACTACTACGCCTACGAGAACGCGGGCATCGAGCTGGAAGGCTCCACGGTCGGTCTGGTCGGCTACGGCGCGATCGGTCGGATCGTGGCCCGGGTGCTGGCGGCGTTCGGCGCGCACGTCCTGGTCGCCGACCCGTTCGTCAAGCCCGAGGACGCCACCGCTGACGGTGTCGAACTGGTCGAGCTGGAGGAGCTGCTGCGGCGCAGTTCGGTCGTCAGCCTCCACGCCCGGCTCACCCCCGAGACCCACCACCTGCTCAACGCCGACAACCTCGCGCTGCTGCCCGAAGGTGCGGTGCTGGTCAACTCCGCCCGCGGTGGCCTGCTCGACTACGCGCCGCTGCCCGGGCTGCTCAAGTCCGGCAGGCTCGGCGCGCTGGCGGTCGACGTCTACGACATCGAACCGCCGCCGCGCGACTGGCCGCTGTTCGACGCGCCCAACGTGATCACCACTCCGCACCTGGCAGGCGCCACCCGGCAGACCGCGCACCGCGCCGCCGACATCGTCGCCGGCGAGGTCGCCCGGTTCCTGGCCGGCGAGCGGCCCCGCTTCGTGGCCAACCCGGAGGTGCTGGACCGGATCGAAGGCCTGCGGCCATGA
- a CDS encoding HAD family hydrolase, whose product MTQPEAGARSAVVFDMDGVLVESEHLWERMWTAFAADRGKTWTAEQTRQVQGMSAPEWSAFLAAFSEAEETAAQTEKAVVDGMIAALDRGEIELLPGSLRMVTETAARAPIALASSAPRRLIDAVLDRHGLTEHFSATVSSAEVPRGKPSPDVYLAAAEKLGHPAEQCLAVEDSSNGLRAAAAAGMTVVAIPNSDYPPAEDALAAAGYVAADLDDVRERLLASLPTPVRG is encoded by the coding sequence ATGACGCAGCCCGAGGCGGGCGCGCGCAGCGCGGTCGTGTTCGACATGGACGGCGTTCTCGTCGAGAGCGAACATCTGTGGGAGCGGATGTGGACCGCGTTCGCGGCGGACCGGGGCAAGACCTGGACCGCCGAGCAGACCCGGCAGGTGCAGGGCATGAGCGCTCCGGAGTGGTCGGCCTTCCTGGCCGCCTTCAGCGAGGCCGAGGAGACGGCGGCCCAGACCGAGAAGGCCGTGGTCGACGGCATGATCGCCGCGCTCGACCGCGGCGAGATCGAACTGCTTCCCGGATCGCTGCGGATGGTCACCGAGACCGCCGCCCGGGCGCCGATCGCGCTGGCCTCCTCCGCGCCGCGCAGGCTGATCGACGCCGTCCTCGACCGCCACGGGCTGACCGAGCACTTCAGCGCCACGGTCTCCAGCGCGGAGGTGCCTCGTGGCAAGCCCAGCCCGGACGTCTACCTCGCCGCGGCCGAGAAGCTCGGCCACCCGGCCGAGCAGTGCCTCGCGGTCGAGGACTCCAGCAACGGGTTGCGGGCGGCGGCCGCTGCTGGGATGACGGTGGTGGCCATCCCCAACTCCGACTACCCGCCCGCCGAGGACGCGCTGGCCGCGGCCGGCTACGTGGCCGCCGACCTCGACGACGTGCGCGAGCGGCTGCTCGCCTCGCTGCCCACGCCGGTCCGCGGCTGA
- a CDS encoding DeoR/GlpR family DNA-binding transcription regulator, producing the protein MSSAPKKQSPRLLRQQKIVDHVVSNGFASAAELSNLTGVSLMTVHRDLDDLVTRGLLRKFHGGVSAQPSTVFESSSDFRLHTHTREKEALAAEGLRMVAPGMSVMIDDSTTALALARLLPDVGPLTVVSNYRQVQEALREVPDIRLIGLGGEYSRTHDSYVGLPCQEMVSSFSVDIVFLSTSAMNAQMTYHQEQEIVLVKRAMLESASTRVLMMDASKVGRAALHRFAPVSAFDHVLLAGEFDPELVEAMREHTDVRQAALT; encoded by the coding sequence ATGTCGTCCGCACCGAAGAAGCAGTCCCCCCGACTCCTGCGGCAGCAGAAGATCGTCGACCACGTGGTCTCCAACGGTTTCGCCAGCGCCGCGGAGCTGTCGAACCTGACCGGGGTCAGCCTGATGACGGTGCACCGCGACCTCGACGACCTGGTCACGCGCGGCCTGCTGCGCAAGTTCCACGGCGGGGTCTCGGCCCAGCCGTCGACGGTGTTCGAGAGCAGCTCGGACTTCAGACTGCACACCCACACCCGGGAGAAGGAGGCGCTCGCGGCCGAGGGGCTACGCATGGTGGCGCCGGGGATGTCGGTCATGATCGACGACTCGACCACCGCGCTCGCTCTGGCCCGGCTGCTGCCCGACGTCGGCCCGCTGACCGTGGTCAGCAACTACCGCCAGGTGCAGGAGGCGCTGCGCGAGGTGCCCGACATCAGGCTGATCGGCCTGGGCGGCGAGTACTCCCGCACCCACGATTCCTACGTCGGGCTGCCCTGCCAGGAGATGGTCAGCAGCTTCTCGGTGGACATCGTGTTCCTGTCGACCTCGGCGATGAACGCCCAGATGACCTACCACCAGGAGCAAGAGATCGTGCTGGTCAAGCGCGCGATGCTGGAGAGCGCCAGCACCCGGGTGCTGATGATGGACGCCAGCAAGGTCGGCCGCGCGGCCCTGCACCGCTTCGCCCCCGTCAGTGCCTTCGACCACGTCCTGCTCGCCGGCGAGTTCGACCCGGAGCTGGTGGAAGCCATGCGCGAGCACACCGACGTACGCCAGGCCGCCCTGACCTGA